A genome region from Anaerobacillus alkaliphilus includes the following:
- the bshB2 gene encoding bacillithiol biosynthesis deacetylase BshB2 has product MKENHVLVVFPHPDDESFGPGGTIAEYTQSGIPVTYACLTLGEMGRNMGTPPFANRETLPLLRKEELADACAILGINDLRMLGYRDKTVEFEDEDKVIASIKEIINEIKPSLIITHYPGHGVHPDHDATGHATVEAVRQLPVAERPTVHCMAITKERERVLGKPDVVKDVSETMDTKIAAIKAHRSQTEAIFKQSSNQKVNLRNWLTEEQFWTYRF; this is encoded by the coding sequence ATGAAAGAAAATCATGTTCTAGTTGTATTTCCTCACCCAGACGATGAATCATTTGGTCCGGGTGGTACAATTGCTGAATATACACAATCCGGGATCCCGGTAACATACGCTTGTTTAACATTAGGGGAAATGGGGCGGAATATGGGCACGCCGCCATTTGCAAATCGTGAAACCCTTCCTTTATTAAGAAAAGAAGAGCTTGCAGATGCATGTGCTATTTTAGGCATAAACGATTTACGCATGCTTGGATACAGAGACAAGACGGTTGAATTTGAAGATGAAGATAAGGTTATTGCCTCAATTAAAGAGATTATTAACGAGATTAAACCATCATTAATTATTACACATTACCCTGGACATGGGGTGCATCCTGACCACGATGCAACAGGCCATGCAACAGTAGAGGCTGTTCGTCAGCTACCAGTAGCTGAGCGTCCTACCGTCCATTGTATGGCAATTACAAAAGAACGGGAAAGAGTTCTTGGAAAGCCAGATGTAGTGAAAGACGTCAGCGAAACGATGGATACAAAAATAGCTGCCATTAAAGCGCACCGTTCGCAAACAGAAGCTATCTTCAAACAAAGCAGCAATCAAAAAGTTAACTTAAGAAATTGGTTAACTGAAGAACAATTCTGGACTTACCGTTTTTAA
- a CDS encoding GNAT family N-acetyltransferase — MFMFETDRLVLRPFEEKDAPAVQTLTSNIELARTTLHIPYPYPAGYATHWIASCKDRLKKGNSYSFAIILKETTELVGCITLTVALNHKRGEIAYWIGKPYWHNGYATEATIRIIEFAFHQLQLNRVWACVMTKNKASIEVMKKSGLLYEGTFPQHVLKWEQYEDVSYYGILKDQYEKIS, encoded by the coding sequence ATGTTTATGTTTGAGACAGACAGACTAGTGTTACGTCCGTTCGAGGAAAAAGATGCTCCTGCGGTACAGACATTAACCAGTAATATTGAATTGGCTCGGACGACACTACATATTCCATACCCATACCCGGCAGGTTATGCTACTCATTGGATCGCCAGTTGTAAAGATAGATTGAAAAAAGGTAATAGTTATTCGTTTGCGATTATCTTAAAAGAGACAACGGAATTAGTTGGCTGCATCACCTTAACCGTCGCTTTAAATCATAAACGAGGCGAAATTGCCTATTGGATAGGGAAACCTTATTGGCACAACGGTTATGCGACAGAGGCTACAATAAGAATCATTGAATTTGCATTTCATCAACTTCAACTAAATCGTGTTTGGGCGTGTGTAATGACAAAAAATAAAGCTTCGATAGAGGTAATGAAAAAGTCTGGTCTATTATATGAAGGTACGTTTCCACAACATGTCCTTAAGTGGGAACAGTATGAGGACGTTTCTTACTATGGGATTTTAAAAGACCAATATGAAAAAATAAGTTAG
- a CDS encoding YojF family protein — translation MKPIIVDQVEELLNNFKDKPIYLHLETTNGAYAAHRNEGMMTVSAFIRNGKIQFSHGKITGSHPYRVGLKLEDGWVYAQGLTDWEVTSDGQILLAGHDSEGRIAISLQLSEKPFN, via the coding sequence ATGAAGCCTATCATTGTTGATCAAGTTGAAGAATTATTAAATAACTTTAAAGATAAGCCAATATACTTACATTTAGAAACGACCAACGGAGCTTATGCGGCGCATCGTAACGAAGGGATGATGACGGTTAGTGCATTTATTCGCAACGGAAAAATTCAGTTTTCACACGGCAAAATCACAGGGAGTCACCCTTACCGTGTAGGACTTAAGCTAGAGGATGGCTGGGTTTATGCTCAAGGGCTGACTGATTGGGAAGTTACGTCAGACGGTCAGATTCTGCTCGCTGGACATGATAGTGAAGGTAGAATAGCGATTTCATTACAATTGAGCGAAAAACCATTTAACTAG